Proteins encoded within one genomic window of Candidatus Caldatribacterium sp.:
- a CDS encoding tRNA (adenine-N1)-methyltransferase yields the protein MPIQEKDRVYIWLEDGRDYLVQVVPGKSLGTHLGNLELADLLGREFGEYVLTSKGKKAFLLQPGVVENIFHMRRRTQIVYPKDLGYILLMLDVKEGDRVIDVGLGSGAMCGALARLVGREGRVYAYERREEFIALAEENLREWGVADRVTIRLRDIREGFEEKEIDALFLDVPEPWEYLRQCWEALRGGGRIAIVSPTAGQVMEVLRGLEALPFVDVQVWESLFREYKPNPVTFRPFDRMVAHTTYMIFARKVFG from the coding sequence ATGCCGATTCAGGAAAAAGACCGGGTGTACATCTGGCTTGAAGACGGGCGAGATTACCTTGTGCAGGTAGTTCCGGGGAAATCCTTAGGGACTCATCTTGGGAACCTGGAGCTTGCGGATCTCCTGGGACGGGAGTTCGGCGAGTATGTCCTCACCTCGAAGGGCAAGAAGGCCTTCCTCCTGCAGCCCGGTGTAGTGGAGAACATCTTCCACATGCGTCGGCGAACCCAAATTGTGTACCCCAAAGACCTCGGGTACATCCTCCTCATGCTTGATGTGAAGGAGGGGGACCGGGTTATCGATGTGGGGCTTGGGAGTGGTGCAATGTGTGGGGCCTTGGCGCGCCTTGTGGGGAGAGAAGGCCGGGTGTACGCCTATGAACGTCGGGAGGAATTCATTGCTCTTGCGGAAGAGAACCTGAGGGAGTGGGGAGTAGCCGACCGGGTGACCATTCGCCTGCGAGATATCAGGGAAGGGTTCGAGGAGAAAGAGATCGACGCCCTTTTCCTTGACGTTCCAGAACCCTGGGAGTACCTCAGGCAGTGCTGGGAAGCATTACGCGGAGGGGGGAGAATCGCCATAGTCTCCCCCACGGCCGGGCAGGTCATGGAAGTTCTGCGGGGGCTGGAGGCCCTCCCCTTTGTCGATGTTCAGGTGTGGGAGAGCCTCTTCCGAGAGTACAAGCCAAATCCGGTGACTTTCCGTCCCTTCGACCGAATGGTGGCGCACACTACCTACATGATTTTTGCCCGGAAGGTTTTTGGCTGA
- a CDS encoding Gfo/Idh/MocA family oxidoreductase, with protein sequence MERVAFVQAGFGFFGEGWTDLLLRSDSVELCAVVDPSEEARKRFEKRFGDRGIPFFSTLQEALKNTNPQAVLIVAPNAAHREIAEEALASHLHVLSEKPLADTWRNALAIYTAWVQSPQQVYVVSQNYRFRPEIRALKKALAEKLGGEIAYVTYEFHEALQLGGWRTSMEHPLLADMSIHHFDILRFVLGQEAESVRMESTNPSWSPFQGDAVAAGTIVFSPGILVHYFGSWVTRGYRTGWNGIIRFFGGEGTLSLENDRLFFEGKEGRREEILFTRYETDGRVFVVEEFVAAIRSGKEPETSLSDNIKTFALACAAVESAKRGEKVELRYYFEELSQKPSGQKSCR encoded by the coding sequence ATGGAACGCGTTGCCTTTGTGCAGGCAGGATTCGGATTCTTCGGCGAAGGATGGACGGACCTTCTCTTGCGGAGCGACAGTGTAGAGCTCTGTGCCGTTGTGGACCCAAGCGAAGAGGCGAGAAAGCGTTTCGAGAAACGGTTTGGAGATCGAGGAATTCCCTTTTTCTCCACCTTGCAAGAGGCGCTCAAGAACACTAACCCCCAGGCAGTCCTTATCGTCGCTCCTAATGCCGCACACCGGGAAATCGCCGAAGAAGCCCTTGCGTCTCACCTCCACGTTCTCTCTGAAAAGCCCCTTGCCGACACCTGGCGGAACGCCTTAGCCATATACACCGCATGGGTACAATCCCCACAGCAAGTATACGTAGTGAGTCAGAATTACCGATTCCGCCCGGAGATTCGGGCCCTCAAAAAAGCCCTTGCCGAAAAGTTAGGGGGAGAGATTGCGTATGTGACGTACGAGTTCCACGAAGCTTTGCAGCTTGGGGGATGGCGAACCTCGATGGAACATCCTCTCCTTGCGGATATGAGCATTCACCACTTCGACATTCTCCGCTTCGTTCTTGGGCAGGAAGCCGAGTCCGTACGTATGGAAAGCACAAATCCTTCCTGGAGTCCTTTCCAGGGCGACGCCGTTGCGGCAGGGACCATCGTATTCTCCCCCGGGATTCTTGTCCACTACTTTGGAAGCTGGGTAACCCGAGGGTACCGTACAGGCTGGAACGGTATCATTCGCTTTTTTGGAGGCGAAGGAACTCTATCCCTTGAGAACGATCGTCTCTTCTTCGAGGGAAAAGAGGGAAGGCGGGAAGAGATTCTCTTCACCCGCTACGAAACCGACGGAAGGGTTTTTGTCGTAGAGGAATTCGTGGCAGCCATTCGCAGTGGAAAAGAGCCGGAAACCTCCCTCTCTGACAACATCAAAACTTTCGCCTTAGCCTGCGCAGCCGTGGAGTCGGCAAAACGGGGCGAAAAAGTCGAACTCCGGTACTACTTTGAAGAACTCAGCCAAAAACCTTCCGGGCAAAAATCATGTAGGTAG